The sequence GAGAAAGGATATTTTCCTGTGATTGTAACTGTTGATGAAACTCTTTTAGAAAGTTTTTCTTTTAATATATCAGATGATGAAGAGTTTAATATAGAAGATGTAAGAGATTATAGAAAAAGATATATCTCGTCTATTTTTTCAGAGGGCGGTGAAAATTTTTTAAGAGATTTAATAGACAGAAGAAAAACAGAGGCAGAAGATGACGAGTTATCTTTTAGTGAAGAGATAGTTGGAGAGTTTGAAGAAAATGAAGAGGAAAAACTTAATTCTCCAATAGGATTTTTAAATTATGATACAGATAAACCTGAAGAACTGTTTATAGTAAAAGTTCCTGTAAAAAATCCTTGGGAGATATTTGCTTGGTTTCCTATGGGAAATTGGAACGAATGTCCTAGCACATCAGAGCATATGGCAGTATCAAGATATTGGTATGAAAAATTTGGAGCTGTACCTATTACAATAACTCACGATGTATTGGAATATAAAATTGAAAAAATTATCACTGATAAAGAAACAGCTATGGAAACAGCAGTAGAAATGTATGGATATTGTCCTGATGTTGACCAAAGTTATGAAA comes from Fusobacterium perfoetens and encodes:
- a CDS encoding DUF4253 domain-containing protein, whose product is MAVMSDLAKEFVEFFDCEYEYFPNNTYEEIMEKFEKYSKEGKEKGYFPVIVTVDETLLESFSFNISDDEEFNIEDVRDYRKRYISSIFSEGGENFLRDLIDRRKTEAEDDELSFSEEIVGEFEENEEEKLNSPIGFLNYDTDKPEELFIVKVPVKNPWEIFAWFPMGNWNECPSTSEHMAVSRYWYEKFGAVPITITHDVLEYKIEKIITDKETAMETAVEMYGYCPDVDQSYETLGQLAGSLVNSSVWYFWWD